One genomic region from Pseudoduganella dura encodes:
- a CDS encoding substrate-binding periplasmic protein — MSARRLPAVFMPDFMPDSMPGLSRKIWHGVFHRALPGLRACALACVCAGAVTPVVAQTPQTIRFAAEEWPPFVSDDLPDDGLSGAMLRTVLDRLGYTARIDYFPWKRAMELGLKDSRYAGFLAVWRTPERETLCHFSAPVGNTLTVLVYLKDKPVRAAQVADLRGVRIGTVGGFANGDEFDALARQGRLDVEEAVNDETNLRKLLARRFPAILMERRVLRYLLATRFGPVDRDRVAVNERLFRERPVHVCFKRTQAGLVQQRAFNDAAKGVDFGQVEKDYWRRVGELGVPGN; from the coding sequence ATGAGCGCGCGCCGCCTGCCGGCTGTCTTCATGCCCGATTTCATGCCCGATTCGATGCCCGGATTGTCGCGCAAGATATGGCATGGCGTGTTCCATCGGGCACTGCCAGGCCTGCGCGCTTGCGCACTCGCCTGTGTGTGCGCTGGCGCTGTCACTCCTGTCGTGGCGCAAACGCCGCAAACGATCCGCTTCGCGGCCGAGGAATGGCCGCCCTTCGTCAGCGACGACCTGCCGGACGACGGCCTGTCCGGGGCGATGCTGCGCACCGTGCTCGACCGCCTTGGCTACACCGCCCGCATCGATTATTTTCCGTGGAAGCGCGCGATGGAACTGGGCCTGAAAGACAGCCGCTACGCCGGCTTCCTTGCGGTGTGGCGCACCCCCGAACGTGAAACGCTGTGCCATTTCTCGGCGCCGGTCGGCAACACGCTGACGGTGCTGGTCTACCTGAAGGACAAACCCGTGCGCGCCGCGCAGGTGGCCGACCTGCGTGGCGTGCGCATCGGTACCGTGGGCGGCTTCGCCAACGGCGACGAGTTCGATGCGCTGGCCCGCCAGGGGCGGCTCGACGTGGAGGAGGCCGTCAATGACGAAACCAACCTGCGCAAGCTGCTGGCGCGGCGTTTCCCGGCGATCCTGATGGAGCGGCGCGTGCTGCGCTACCTGCTCGCCACGCGGTTCGGCCCGGTCGATCGCGATCGCGTCGCCGTCAACGAACGGCTGTTCCGCGAGCGGCCGGTGCATGTGTGCTTCAAGCGCACGCAGGCCGGGCTCGTGCAGCAGCGGGCGTTCAACGACGCGGCGAAGGGCGTCGACTTCGGCCAGGTGGAGAAGGATTACTGGCGGCGGGTCGGAGAGCTCGGGGTGCCGGGAAATTGA
- the rsxB gene encoding electron transport complex subunit RsxB has protein sequence MTDQKPLADRIEDVLPQTQCTKCGYAGCRPYAEAIAAGEAPINQCPPGGHEGIVRLSAVTGYPVIPLNPENGLERPRAVAFIDEALCIGCTLCIQACPVDAIMGAAKQMHTIIPELCTGCDLCVKPCPVDCIVMYPVTEATGWNAWSQADADAARDRHDFRLARLKRERDENDARLAAKAQAKMAAVDNLAPANDAELAEKERKRAIIAAAMERARLKAEAAKAAAAQDNKPDQ, from the coding sequence GTGACCGACCAGAAGCCCCTCGCCGACCGTATCGAAGACGTCTTGCCGCAGACGCAATGCACGAAGTGCGGCTATGCCGGCTGCCGGCCGTATGCGGAAGCGATCGCGGCGGGCGAGGCGCCCATCAACCAGTGCCCGCCCGGCGGCCACGAGGGCATCGTACGCCTTTCCGCCGTGACCGGTTACCCCGTCATCCCTCTGAACCCCGAGAACGGGCTGGAGCGGCCGCGCGCGGTGGCCTTCATCGACGAGGCGCTGTGCATCGGCTGCACGCTGTGCATCCAGGCCTGCCCGGTCGACGCGATCATGGGCGCGGCCAAGCAGATGCACACCATCATCCCCGAGCTGTGCACCGGCTGCGACCTGTGCGTGAAGCCGTGCCCGGTAGACTGCATCGTGATGTACCCGGTGACCGAGGCCACCGGCTGGAATGCCTGGTCGCAGGCCGACGCCGATGCCGCGCGCGACCGCCACGATTTCCGCCTGGCCCGCCTGAAGCGCGAGCGCGACGAAAACGATGCGCGGCTCGCCGCCAAGGCGCAGGCCAAGATGGCGGCCGTCGACAACCTCGCGCCGGCGAACGATGCCGAGCTGGCGGAAAAGGAACGCAAGCGCGCGATCATCGCCGCCGCGATGGAACGCGCCCGCCTGAAGGCGGAGGCAGCCAAGGCCGCCGCCGCCCAGGACAACAAACCCGACCAATGA
- the nth gene encoding endonuclease III, producing MNAAKRHEIFRRLREANPHPTTELEYTTPFELLIAVLLSAQATDVGVNKATRKLYPVANTPQAILDLGLDGLIAYIQTIGLFNTKAKNVMATCRILVDQHGGEVPRDREALEALPGVGRKTANVVLNTAFGEPTIAVDTHIFRVSNRTNIAPGKTVDIVEQKLLKFVPKEFLQDAHHWLILHGRYTCIARKPQCWNCMIVDLCEYRDKTPAPKVV from the coding sequence ATGAACGCAGCCAAACGCCACGAAATCTTTCGCCGCCTGCGCGAAGCCAATCCCCATCCCACCACCGAGCTCGAATACACCACGCCGTTCGAACTGCTGATCGCCGTGCTGCTGTCGGCGCAGGCCACGGACGTGGGCGTCAACAAGGCCACGCGCAAGCTGTACCCCGTGGCGAACACGCCGCAGGCGATCCTCGACCTGGGCCTGGACGGGCTCATCGCGTATATCCAGACCATCGGCCTGTTCAACACCAAGGCGAAGAACGTGATGGCCACGTGCCGGATCCTCGTCGACCAGCACGGCGGCGAAGTGCCGCGCGACCGCGAGGCGCTCGAAGCGCTGCCCGGCGTGGGCCGCAAGACCGCCAACGTGGTGCTCAATACCGCCTTCGGCGAACCGACGATCGCGGTGGACACGCACATCTTCCGTGTTTCGAACCGCACCAATATCGCGCCGGGCAAGACGGTGGACATCGTCGAGCAGAAATTATTGAAGTTCGTGCCGAAGGAATTCCTGCAGGATGCCCACCACTGGCTGATCCTGCACGGCCGCTACACGTGCATCGCCCGCAAGCCGCAGTGCTGGAACTGCATGATCGTGGATCTGTGCGAATACAGGGACAAGACGCCGGCGCCGAAGGTGGTTTGA
- the proB gene encoding glutamate 5-kinase encodes MNSRITHSVVQKAGRVIVKVGSSLVTNDGRGLDQAAIARWAAQIATLRTLGKQVVLVSSGAIAEGMLRLGFEHRPTDIHELQACAAVGQMGLAQIYETSFRAHGIGTAQVLLTHADLADRERYLNARSTLTTLLSLGVVPIINENDTVVTDEIKFGDNDTLGALVANLIEADALIILTDQRGLFSADPRKDPAAFLITSGIAGDPQLEAMAGGAGSSLGRGGMLTKILAARRAAKSGAHTVIAFGREDEVLTRLASGEAIGTELQAQTGHLTARKQWMADHLHTAGQVVIDAGAIEKVSREGKSLLPIGVTEVRGEFGRGAVITCISQGGVAIARGLSNYTSGEARRILRKPSAEIESILGYVEGKELIHRDNMVLL; translated from the coding sequence ATGAATTCGCGCATCACACATTCCGTTGTCCAGAAAGCCGGCCGCGTCATCGTCAAGGTCGGTTCCTCGCTCGTCACCAACGACGGCCGGGGCCTCGACCAGGCCGCCATCGCGCGCTGGGCCGCACAGATCGCCACGCTGCGAACGCTGGGCAAACAGGTCGTGCTGGTCAGCTCCGGCGCGATCGCCGAAGGCATGCTGCGCCTGGGCTTCGAGCACCGCCCCACCGACATCCATGAACTGCAGGCCTGCGCCGCCGTGGGCCAGATGGGCCTGGCACAGATCTACGAAACGAGCTTTCGCGCGCACGGCATCGGCACCGCGCAGGTGCTGCTCACGCACGCCGACCTGGCCGACCGCGAACGCTACCTGAACGCGCGTTCCACGCTGACCACGCTGCTGTCGCTGGGCGTGGTGCCGATCATCAACGAGAACGACACGGTCGTCACCGATGAAATCAAGTTCGGCGACAACGACACGCTGGGCGCGCTGGTGGCCAACCTGATCGAGGCCGATGCGCTGATCATCCTGACGGACCAGCGCGGCCTGTTCTCCGCCGATCCGCGCAAGGACCCGGCGGCCTTCCTGATCACCAGCGGCATCGCCGGCGACCCGCAGCTCGAAGCGATGGCGGGCGGCGCCGGCTCGAGCCTGGGGCGCGGCGGCATGCTGACCAAGATCCTGGCCGCCAGGCGCGCCGCCAAGTCCGGCGCGCACACCGTGATCGCGTTCGGGCGCGAGGACGAGGTGCTGACGCGGCTGGCCTCCGGCGAAGCGATCGGCACCGAGCTGCAGGCGCAGACCGGCCACCTCACCGCGCGCAAGCAGTGGATGGCCGATCACCTGCACACGGCGGGCCAGGTCGTCATCGATGCCGGCGCCATCGAAAAGGTGTCGCGCGAAGGCAAGTCGCTGCTGCCGATCGGCGTCACCGAGGTGCGCGGCGAATTCGGCCGCGGCGCCGTCATCACCTGCATCAGCCAGGGCGGCGTGGCGATCGCCCGCGGCCTGTCCAACTACACCAGCGGCGAAGCCCGGCGCATCCTGCGCAAGCCGTCGGCGGAGATCGAGTCCATCCTCGGGTATGTCGAGGGGAAGGAACTGATCCACCGGGATAACATGGTGCTGCTATAA
- the obgE gene encoding GTPase ObgE yields the protein MKFIDEARIEVIAGNGGNGCASFRREKFRPFGGPDGGDGGTGGTIWAVADRNINTLVDYRYSKMHRADNGEPGRGSDCYGKGAADVTLRVPVGTLIIDDVTGEMLADMTEHGQVEMLAKGGEGGWGNIHFKTSTNRAPRQKTDGKEGERRELRLELKVLADVGLLGMPNAGKSTFITAVSNARPKIADYPFTTLHPNLGVVRVSHEKSFVIADIPGLIEGAAEGAGLGHQFLRHLSRTGLLLHIVDLAPFEATVDPVKEAKALVKELEKYDEALLDKPRWLVLNKLDVVPEAERAKRVKDFVKKFGFKGPVFEISALGREGTQELVNAIYLYLEKMRHSEQRAGETQMTEEARGISSIDPDDPRFKILD from the coding sequence ATGAAGTTCATCGACGAAGCACGCATCGAAGTCATTGCCGGTAACGGCGGCAACGGCTGCGCCTCTTTCCGGCGTGAGAAGTTTCGCCCATTCGGCGGCCCGGACGGCGGCGACGGCGGCACCGGCGGCACCATCTGGGCCGTGGCCGACCGTAACATCAACACGCTCGTCGACTACCGCTATTCGAAAATGCACCGCGCCGACAACGGCGAACCGGGCCGCGGCTCCGACTGCTACGGCAAGGGCGCGGCCGACGTGACGCTGCGCGTGCCGGTCGGCACCCTGATCATCGACGACGTGACCGGCGAGATGCTCGCCGACATGACCGAGCATGGCCAGGTCGAAATGCTGGCCAAGGGCGGCGAGGGCGGCTGGGGCAATATCCACTTCAAGACGTCGACCAACCGCGCGCCGCGCCAGAAAACCGACGGCAAGGAAGGCGAACGCCGCGAACTGCGCCTGGAACTGAAGGTGCTGGCGGACGTGGGCCTGCTGGGCATGCCGAACGCCGGCAAGTCGACGTTCATCACGGCCGTGTCGAACGCGCGCCCGAAGATTGCCGACTATCCGTTCACGACGCTGCACCCGAACCTGGGCGTGGTGCGCGTGTCGCATGAAAAAAGCTTCGTGATCGCCGACATTCCAGGCCTGATCGAGGGTGCCGCCGAAGGCGCGGGCCTCGGCCACCAGTTCCTGCGCCACCTGTCGCGCACCGGCCTGCTGCTGCACATCGTCGACCTGGCGCCGTTCGAAGCCACGGTGGACCCGGTGAAGGAAGCCAAGGCGCTTGTGAAAGAGCTGGAAAAGTACGACGAAGCGCTGCTGGACAAGCCGCGCTGGCTGGTGCTGAACAAGCTCGACGTGGTGCCGGAAGCGGAGCGCGCCAAGCGCGTGAAGGACTTCGTCAAGAAGTTCGGCTTCAAGGGCCCGGTCTTCGAGATTTCCGCGCTCGGCCGCGAAGGCACGCAGGAACTCGTCAACGCGATCTACCTGTACCTGGAAAAGATGCGCCACAGCGAGCAGCGTGCCGGCGAAACGCAGATGACCGAGGAAGCGCGCGGCATCTCGTCGATCGATCCGGACGATCCGCGTTTCAAGATCCTCGACTGA
- the rpmA gene encoding 50S ribosomal protein L27 — protein MAHKKGGGTTRNGRDSESKRLGVKVYGGQTINAGGIIIRQRGTPVRAGEGVGTGKDHTLFALVDGVVKFVVKGAGNNKFVTVVPAAQ, from the coding sequence ATGGCACACAAAAAAGGTGGCGGTACTACCCGCAACGGCCGCGATTCCGAATCAAAGCGCCTGGGCGTTAAGGTTTACGGCGGTCAAACGATCAACGCCGGCGGCATCATCATCCGCCAGCGTGGCACCCCAGTCCGCGCCGGCGAAGGCGTTGGCACCGGCAAGGACCACACCCTGTTCGCACTGGTCGACGGCGTGGTCAAGTTCGTGGTCAAGGGCGCAGGCAACAACAAGTTCGTTACCGTCGTTCCGGCTGCTCAGTAA
- the rplU gene encoding 50S ribosomal protein L21 has translation MYAVIKTGGKQYKVVAGEKLKVEQIPADIGSELTIDQVLAVGAGDSIKFGAPLVEGATVLVKVVSQGRHDKVKIFKMRRRKHYQKHQGHRQNYTEIQIVSING, from the coding sequence ATGTACGCGGTCATAAAAACCGGTGGCAAGCAATACAAAGTTGTCGCTGGCGAAAAACTCAAAGTAGAACAGATACCTGCTGACATTGGTTCCGAACTCACCATCGATCAAGTCCTCGCCGTTGGCGCGGGCGACAGCATCAAGTTTGGTGCTCCACTGGTTGAAGGTGCAACGGTTCTCGTGAAAGTGGTTTCCCAAGGTCGTCACGACAAGGTCAAGATCTTCAAGATGCGCCGTCGTAAGCACTACCAGAAGCACCAGGGCCATCGCCAGAACTACACCGAAATCCAAATCGTTTCGATCAACGGCTAA
- the ispB gene encoding octaprenyl diphosphate synthase, giving the protein MSTQSTSQNNIISTIAADMDAVNGVIRQRLHSEVALVNQIAEYIISAGGKRIRPVLVLLVANAYKYDGAAHHELAAVVEFIHTATLLHDDVVDESSLRRGRATANALFGNAASVLVGDFLYSRSFQMMVSLNNMRVMQILSDATNVIAEGEVLQLLNMHDPDVSEEAYLKVIRSKTAKLFEAAAELGALVAGANDGLIAAAGEYGRSLGTAFQLIDDVLDYAGDATEIGKNVGDDLREGKPTLPLIYLMEHGTEEQRQLVRSCIETGDEQHFDAVLSAITASGALDYTRRAAEVQADRATAALAGMPESRYKDSLLQLARFAVDRTH; this is encoded by the coding sequence TTGTCCACCCAATCCACCAGCCAGAACAACATCATCAGCACCATCGCGGCCGACATGGACGCCGTCAACGGCGTGATCCGCCAGCGACTGCACTCGGAGGTGGCGTTGGTCAACCAGATCGCTGAATACATCATCAGCGCCGGCGGCAAGCGGATCCGCCCGGTACTGGTGCTGCTGGTGGCGAATGCCTACAAGTATGACGGCGCGGCGCACCATGAACTGGCGGCGGTGGTCGAATTCATCCACACGGCCACCCTGCTGCATGACGACGTGGTCGACGAATCGTCGCTGCGCCGCGGCCGCGCCACGGCCAATGCGCTGTTCGGCAACGCCGCCTCCGTGCTGGTGGGCGATTTCCTGTACTCGCGCTCGTTCCAGATGATGGTCTCGCTGAACAATATGCGCGTGATGCAGATCCTGTCGGACGCCACCAACGTGATCGCCGAAGGCGAAGTGCTGCAGCTGCTGAACATGCACGATCCGGATGTGAGCGAAGAAGCTTACCTGAAGGTGATCCGCTCGAAGACGGCCAAGCTGTTCGAGGCGGCCGCGGAACTGGGCGCGCTGGTGGCCGGCGCGAACGACGGGCTGATCGCCGCCGCCGGCGAATACGGCCGCTCGCTGGGCACCGCGTTCCAGCTGATCGACGACGTGCTCGATTACGCCGGCGACGCCACCGAGATCGGCAAGAACGTCGGCGACGACCTGCGCGAAGGCAAGCCGACGCTGCCGCTGATCTACCTGATGGAACACGGTACGGAAGAGCAGCGCCAGCTGGTGCGCTCGTGCATCGAAACGGGCGACGAACAGCACTTCGACGCCGTGCTCTCGGCAATCACCGCCAGCGGCGCCCTCGATTACACGCGCCGCGCCGCCGAAGTGCAGGCCGACCGCGCCACCGCGGCGCTGGCGGGCATGCCGGAGAGCCGCTACAAGGATTCGCTGCTGCAGCTGGCCCGCTTCGCGGTGGACCGCACGCATTGA
- a CDS encoding FadR/GntR family transcriptional regulator — MRKNPAPGESPAAEPRLYRVVAGRVQQMIQDDNIGPGERLPAERELAARLSVSRASLREALIALELGGVVEVRGGSGVYVCEQPLPADVPETGPGPFEVLAARRMIESEIAAIAAKAATGAAVDAILKAVEQMERHHEDRASNEMADRNFHLAIARATGNTALVGVVEYLWNNRGSLWHKLKEHYQTEELRLQTLPDHRKILEAIASHDAAGARHAMRAHLERVTRTFSRG, encoded by the coding sequence ATGAGAAAAAACCCCGCCCCGGGCGAATCCCCCGCCGCCGAACCGCGGCTGTACCGCGTCGTTGCCGGCCGCGTCCAGCAAATGATCCAGGACGACAACATCGGCCCCGGCGAACGCCTGCCTGCCGAGCGTGAACTGGCCGCCAGGCTGTCGGTCAGCCGCGCCTCGCTGCGCGAGGCGCTGATCGCGCTGGAACTGGGCGGCGTGGTCGAAGTGCGCGGCGGTTCCGGCGTCTATGTCTGCGAACAGCCGCTGCCGGCGGACGTGCCGGAAACCGGCCCCGGCCCCTTCGAAGTGCTGGCCGCGCGCCGCATGATCGAATCGGAAATCGCCGCCATCGCCGCCAAGGCCGCCACCGGCGCCGCCGTCGATGCGATCCTGAAGGCCGTGGAGCAGATGGAGCGCCACCACGAAGACCGCGCCAGCAACGAGATGGCCGACCGCAACTTTCACCTGGCGATCGCCCGCGCCACCGGCAACACCGCGCTCGTCGGCGTGGTCGAATACCTGTGGAACAACCGCGGCTCGCTGTGGCACAAGCTGAAGGAACACTACCAGACCGAGGAACTGCGGCTGCAGACGCTGCCGGACCACCGTAAAATCCTCGAAGCCATCGCCTCCCACGACGCCGCCGGCGCCCGGCACGCCATGCGTGCCCACCTGGAGCGCGTCACGCGCACGTTCTCGCGCGGCTGA
- a CDS encoding glycoside hydrolase family 88/105 protein produces MKNSKKLLAALACCTLLGAAHAEGPFRNTDNKNLKDVSEGTYPVPYKMPVVAEITEQLNRIRAYMDHATPTSVVNRKTGAPITDFKTPVADAAFAEAAGDYGIMVYEMGVVHAGLMSAAEATGDKRFTAMTKRHFDFFGQTLPYFRAQESKFHLERQNSFARFIDPRSLDDTGSMCAALMRAKAAKIGPDLSWMINSCNDWVSNKQFRLADGTMARKRPQAVSLWGDDMYMAIPALAEAGRMTGERKYFDLAVANVLGMSERLYNPQLNLFTHGWHEHVPNAPRFYWARANGWAVVAMSDLLDVLPKDHPGYDKVLNQLRSTLKGIAELQSGTGLWHQMIDRNDSYLETSASAMFTYVIAHAINQGWINPTTYGSVAQAGWVALTTKINDKGQVEGTCVGTTLASDQVYYYNRPTSVHALHGYGPVLLAGAEMIKLLKNPKVSVEYKLRTYHYQPKDGGKTDYREHQ; encoded by the coding sequence GTGAAAAACTCGAAGAAACTGCTGGCCGCCCTGGCCTGCTGCACGCTGCTGGGCGCCGCCCATGCCGAAGGCCCCTTCCGCAATACGGACAACAAGAACCTGAAGGATGTCTCCGAAGGCACCTATCCCGTGCCGTACAAGATGCCGGTCGTGGCCGAGATCACCGAGCAGCTGAACCGGATCCGCGCCTACATGGATCACGCCACGCCGACGTCCGTCGTCAACCGCAAGACCGGCGCGCCGATCACGGACTTCAAGACCCCCGTGGCCGACGCGGCCTTCGCGGAAGCGGCCGGCGACTACGGCATCATGGTGTACGAGATGGGCGTGGTGCATGCTGGCCTGATGAGCGCCGCGGAAGCCACCGGCGACAAGCGCTTCACCGCGATGACCAAGCGCCACTTCGACTTCTTCGGCCAGACGCTGCCCTACTTCCGCGCGCAGGAATCGAAGTTCCACCTGGAGCGCCAGAACAGCTTCGCGCGCTTCATCGATCCCCGTTCGCTGGACGACACCGGCTCGATGTGCGCCGCGCTGATGCGCGCCAAGGCGGCGAAGATCGGCCCGGACCTGTCGTGGATGATCAACAGCTGCAACGACTGGGTGTCGAACAAGCAGTTCCGCCTGGCCGACGGCACGATGGCCCGCAAGCGCCCGCAGGCCGTTTCGCTGTGGGGCGACGACATGTACATGGCCATTCCCGCGCTGGCCGAGGCGGGCCGCATGACGGGCGAGCGCAAGTACTTCGACCTGGCGGTGGCCAATGTGCTGGGCATGTCCGAGCGTCTGTACAACCCGCAGCTGAACCTGTTCACGCACGGCTGGCACGAGCACGTGCCGAACGCGCCGCGCTTCTATTGGGCCCGGGCGAACGGCTGGGCGGTCGTGGCGATGAGCGACCTGCTCGACGTGCTGCCGAAAGACCACCCCGGCTACGACAAGGTGCTGAACCAGCTGCGCTCCACGCTGAAGGGCATCGCCGAACTGCAGTCCGGCACCGGCCTGTGGCACCAGATGATCGACCGTAACGACTCGTACCTGGAAACGTCCGCCTCGGCGATGTTCACCTACGTGATCGCCCACGCGATCAACCAGGGCTGGATCAACCCCACCACGTATGGCTCGGTCGCGCAGGCCGGCTGGGTGGCCCTGACCACGAAGATCAACGACAAGGGCCAGGTCGAAGGCACCTGCGTGGGCACCACCCTCGCATCGGACCAGGTCTACTACTACAACCGCCCGACCAGCGTGCACGCGCTGCACGGCTACGGCCCGGTGCTGCTGGCCGGCGCCGAGATGATCAAGCTGCTGAAGAACCCGAAGGTGAGCGTGGAGTACAAGCTGCGCACCTACCATTACCAACCGAAGGATGGCGGCAAGACCGACTACCGCGAACACCAATAA
- a CDS encoding DUF4861 family protein has protein sequence MTRTTFKLATVSALLLAANIGNAAGLRVTLSHDLDSARPSETVTIAWKDVNAALPGALIQRIAVKDASGKVVPFQVTNVAPHAKDPQNVGAAYGDLIFQHSFRAGEKSATYTVEKTETIAPVFPAQTSARYIQERLDDFGWENDKLAHRTYGPALMAPAPAGSGKEVLQTSGLDLWFKRVPYPIVDRWYNKGHDHYHKDEGEGMDFYNVGKSRGAGGTGVWDGKTLHVSANYAGWKVLANGPIRSIFELRYDSWDAAGTAVTEVKRFTVDAGHQLDRIDSTFEFKGPSTLTVAVGLNKTPTDKGENGVVDVKRDKASGTLLQWIEQRSKGAFGTAVILPGAQEFTDDALNNLVLAQVKSGEPLRYYAGGAWSGAKEITTAAQWQAYVADFAKRAASPVKVNLQAQP, from the coding sequence ATGACCCGTACCACTTTCAAGCTGGCGACAGTTTCCGCGCTGCTGCTGGCAGCGAACATCGGCAATGCCGCCGGCCTGCGCGTGACGCTGTCGCATGACCTGGACAGCGCCCGCCCGTCCGAGACGGTGACGATCGCGTGGAAGGACGTGAACGCCGCGCTGCCCGGCGCCCTGATCCAGCGCATCGCGGTGAAGGATGCCAGCGGCAAGGTGGTGCCGTTCCAGGTGACCAACGTGGCGCCGCACGCCAAGGACCCGCAGAACGTGGGCGCCGCCTACGGCGACCTGATCTTCCAGCACAGCTTCAGGGCCGGCGAGAAGAGCGCCACCTACACGGTGGAAAAAACCGAGACGATCGCACCGGTGTTCCCGGCGCAGACATCGGCCCGCTACATCCAGGAACGCCTGGACGATTTCGGCTGGGAGAACGACAAGCTGGCGCACCGCACCTACGGCCCCGCGCTGATGGCGCCGGCGCCGGCGGGCAGCGGCAAGGAAGTGCTGCAGACCTCCGGCCTGGACCTGTGGTTCAAGCGCGTGCCGTATCCGATCGTCGACCGCTGGTACAACAAGGGCCATGACCATTACCACAAGGACGAAGGCGAAGGCATGGACTTCTACAACGTCGGCAAGTCGCGCGGTGCCGGCGGCACCGGCGTGTGGGATGGCAAGACGCTGCACGTGTCGGCCAACTACGCCGGCTGGAAGGTGCTGGCCAATGGCCCGATCCGCTCGATCTTCGAGCTGCGCTACGACAGCTGGGACGCCGCCGGCACGGCGGTCACGGAAGTCAAGCGCTTCACGGTGGATGCCGGCCACCAGCTGGACCGCATCGACAGCACGTTCGAGTTCAAGGGCCCGTCCACGCTGACGGTGGCCGTGGGCCTGAACAAGACGCCGACCGACAAGGGCGAGAACGGCGTGGTCGACGTCAAGCGGGACAAGGCATCCGGCACGCTGCTGCAGTGGATCGAGCAGCGCAGCAAGGGCGCGTTCGGCACGGCCGTGATCCTGCCGGGCGCGCAGGAATTCACGGATGACGCGCTGAACAATCTCGTGCTGGCGCAGGTGAAATCGGGTGAGCCGCTGCGCTATTACGCCGGCGGCGCGTGGAGCGGTGCGAAGGAGATCACCACCGCGGCGCAGTGGCAGGCTTACGTGGCCGACTTCGCGAAGCGGGCCGCGAGCCCGGTGAAGGTGAACCTGCAGGCGCAGCCTTGA
- the arsC gene encoding arsenate reductase (glutaredoxin) (This arsenate reductase requires both glutathione and glutaredoxin to convert arsenate to arsenite, after which the efflux transporter formed by ArsA and ArsB can extrude the arsenite from the cell, providing resistance.) — MPITIYHNNACSNSRGALALIREAGIEPVIIDYVKNPPTRAELADIIARAGLTPRGAMRDKGDLYEQLKLADAALTDDQLLDAMSAHPALINRPFVVTEKGVRLCRPPALVHEIL; from the coding sequence ATGCCCATTACCATCTACCACAACAACGCATGCAGCAATTCGCGCGGCGCACTCGCGCTGATCCGCGAAGCGGGCATCGAACCCGTGATCATCGATTACGTGAAGAATCCGCCGACGCGCGCCGAACTGGCGGACATCATCGCCCGCGCGGGTCTCACGCCGCGCGGCGCGATGCGGGACAAGGGCGACTTGTACGAACAATTGAAGCTCGCCGATGCGGCGCTGACGGACGACCAGCTGCTTGACGCGATGAGCGCCCATCCGGCGCTGATCAACCGCCCGTTCGTGGTCACGGAGAAGGGCGTGCGGCTGTGCCGGCCGCCCGCCCTGGTGCATGAAATCCTGTAA